A genome region from Anopheles stephensi strain Indian chromosome 2, UCI_ANSTEP_V1.0, whole genome shotgun sequence includes the following:
- the LOC118502579 gene encoding USP6 N-terminal-like protein isoform X2, producing the protein MTRYDRYSLSSDQQQQQQHQQQQKQKEQNRQELGDVILVGSTAMTDEELLLLERANAERDEIFLRYDQGRKCDSIDAWEDPLFEVYTQADRYGFLHPVAPKQSKEAELLHHKIEMERLKKWVKMDKNWDGAATKKNLPRRIMKGIPDRMRSAIWRKLLDLDRQIRENVGMYERMLQCARQHSPDIRQIDFDVNRQFRNHLFYRERYSVKQQSLFRVLAAYSMYNTEIGYCQGMSTVAAVLLMYFDEEDTFWALDVLMTSPRYAMHGLYIVGFPKLMRFLAHHDRILTKCMPSLKKHLDKHEVHSVLYSLKWFFVIFIERIPFSLCLRVWDIYMMFGERVLTVMAYTILKIHKSKLLRMKDMDQVTDFLQTSLHKQFGYDDDHVIKVLQSSMDELKKLKLLNLPPASANELPTVPRGQTVVEPSAQAKIGHRNEQFSEREIALKETVLYRSESKNEEEEDDDEQYNNGRAGGGGAAATAADDEDEDERTEKDYDDITEDTVSQLHTGLQRLPKNSRIVKGVSTGSLRTIQSFTTFDTGTSLATSLNSLVIIDSIDDYCDNDRIIEESTRL; encoded by the exons ATGACCAGGTACGACCGGTACAGCTTGTCgtccgaccagcagcagcagcagcagcaccagcagcaacagaagcaAAAGGAACAGAATCGCCAGGAGCTAGGGGACGTGATCCTCGTCGGCAGCACGGCGATGACTGACGaggagttgctgctgctcgagcGTGCCAACGCCGAACGCGATGAGATATTTCTGCGCTACGACCAGGGACGCAAATGCGACAGTATCGATGCGTGGGAGGATCCACTGTTCGAAGTTTACACGCAAGCGGATCGGTACGGGTTTCTGCATCCCGTTGCACCGAAACAGTCCAAAGAGGCGGAGCTGCTGCATCACAAGATCGAGATGGAACGGTTGAAGAAGTGGGTAAAGATGGACAAAAACTGGGACGGTGCGGCGACGAAGAAAAATCTCCCCCGGCGCATCATGAAGGGTATACCGGATCGCATGCGTTCGGCGATCTGGCGCAAACTGCTCGACCTCGATCGTCAGATACGGGAGAACGTGGGTATGTACGAGCGGATGTTGCAGTGTGCCCGGCAGCACAGTCCCGACATACGGCAGATCGATTTCGACGTGAACCGACAGTTTCGGAACCATCTGTTCTACCGCGAGCGGTACAGCGTAAAGCAGCAGAGCTTGTTCCGCGTGCTGGCCGCTTACAGTATGTACAATACGGAGATCGGCTACTGCCAGGGTATGTCGACGGTCGCCGCCGTGCTGCTGATGTACTTCGACGAGGAGGACACGTTCTGGGCGCTGGATGTGCTGATGACCAGCCCACGGTACGCCATGCACGGTCTGTACATTGTGGGCTTCCCGAagttgatgcgatttctggcGCACCACGACCGGATCCTTACGAAGTGTATGCCTTCGCTGAAGAAGCACCTGGACAAGCACGAGGTGCATTCCGTGCTCTACTCGCTGAAATGGTTCTTTGTCATCTTCATCGAACGG ATACCTTTTAGCCTGTGTTTGCGGGTGTGGGACATCTATATGATGTTTGGCGAACGTGTACTTACGGTCATGGCGTACACCATACTAAAGATACACAAATCCAAGCTGCTTCGGATGAAGGACATGGATCAGGTGACGGATTTCTTGCAG ACATCGTTGCACAAACAGTTCGGCTATGATGACGATCATGTGATAAAGGTTCTCCAGAGTTCGATGGATGAGCTGAAGAAGTTGAAGCTGCTAAATTTGCCACCCGCCTCTGCCAACGAGCTTCCAACGGTGCCACGGGGCCAAACCGTGGTGGAACCATCGGCACAGGCGAAG ATCGGCCACCGTAATGAACAGTTTTCCGAGCGAGAGATTGCACTGAAGGAAACGGTGCTGTATCGCAGCGAATCGAAgaacgaggaggaggaggacgacgacgaacaGTACAATAACGgtcgtgctggtggtggtggtgctgctgcaacGGCGgcggacgacgaggacgaggacgaaCGGACGGAGAAAGATTACGATGATATTACGGAAGATACTGTGAGCCAGCTGCATACCG GGTTGCAAAGGTTGCCAAAAAATTCGCGAATAGTCAAAG GCGTTAGTACCGGCTCGTTGCGTACAATCCAGAGTTTCACCACGTTCGACACGGGCACCTCGTTGGCGACCAGCTTAAATTCCCTCGTCATCATCGACTCGATCGATGACTATTGTGATAACGATAGAATTATCGAAGAAAGTACTCGCCTGTAG
- the LOC118502579 gene encoding USP6 N-terminal-like protein isoform X3: MTRYDRYSLSSDQQQQQQHQQQQKQKEQNRQELGDVILVGSTAMTDEELLLLERANAERDEIFLRYDQGRKCDSIDAWEDPLFEVYTQADRYGFLHPVAPKQSKEAELLHHKIEMERLKKWVKMDKNWDGAATKKNLPRRIMKGIPDRMRSAIWRKLLDLDRQIRENVGMYERMLQCARQHSPDIRQIDFDVNRQFRNHLFYRERYSVKQQSLFRVLAAYSMYNTEIGYCQGMSTVAAVLLMYFDEEDTFWALDVLMTSPRYAMHGLYIVGFPKLMRFLAHHDRILTKCMPSLKKHLDKHEVHSVLYSLKWFFVIFIERIPFSLCLRVWDIYMMFGERVLTVMAYTILKIHKSKLLRMKDMDQVTDFLQTSLHKQFGYDDDHVIKVLQSSMDELKKLKLLNLPPASANELPTVPRGQTVVEPSAQAKIGHRNEQFSEREIALKETVLYRSESKNEEEEDDDEQYNNGRAGGGGAAATAADDEDEDERTEKDYDDITEDTVSQLHTGVSTGSLRTIQSFTTFDTGTSLATSLNSLVIIDSIDDYCDNDRIIEESTRL, encoded by the exons ATGACCAGGTACGACCGGTACAGCTTGTCgtccgaccagcagcagcagcagcagcaccagcagcaacagaagcaAAAGGAACAGAATCGCCAGGAGCTAGGGGACGTGATCCTCGTCGGCAGCACGGCGATGACTGACGaggagttgctgctgctcgagcGTGCCAACGCCGAACGCGATGAGATATTTCTGCGCTACGACCAGGGACGCAAATGCGACAGTATCGATGCGTGGGAGGATCCACTGTTCGAAGTTTACACGCAAGCGGATCGGTACGGGTTTCTGCATCCCGTTGCACCGAAACAGTCCAAAGAGGCGGAGCTGCTGCATCACAAGATCGAGATGGAACGGTTGAAGAAGTGGGTAAAGATGGACAAAAACTGGGACGGTGCGGCGACGAAGAAAAATCTCCCCCGGCGCATCATGAAGGGTATACCGGATCGCATGCGTTCGGCGATCTGGCGCAAACTGCTCGACCTCGATCGTCAGATACGGGAGAACGTGGGTATGTACGAGCGGATGTTGCAGTGTGCCCGGCAGCACAGTCCCGACATACGGCAGATCGATTTCGACGTGAACCGACAGTTTCGGAACCATCTGTTCTACCGCGAGCGGTACAGCGTAAAGCAGCAGAGCTTGTTCCGCGTGCTGGCCGCTTACAGTATGTACAATACGGAGATCGGCTACTGCCAGGGTATGTCGACGGTCGCCGCCGTGCTGCTGATGTACTTCGACGAGGAGGACACGTTCTGGGCGCTGGATGTGCTGATGACCAGCCCACGGTACGCCATGCACGGTCTGTACATTGTGGGCTTCCCGAagttgatgcgatttctggcGCACCACGACCGGATCCTTACGAAGTGTATGCCTTCGCTGAAGAAGCACCTGGACAAGCACGAGGTGCATTCCGTGCTCTACTCGCTGAAATGGTTCTTTGTCATCTTCATCGAACGG ATACCTTTTAGCCTGTGTTTGCGGGTGTGGGACATCTATATGATGTTTGGCGAACGTGTACTTACGGTCATGGCGTACACCATACTAAAGATACACAAATCCAAGCTGCTTCGGATGAAGGACATGGATCAGGTGACGGATTTCTTGCAG ACATCGTTGCACAAACAGTTCGGCTATGATGACGATCATGTGATAAAGGTTCTCCAGAGTTCGATGGATGAGCTGAAGAAGTTGAAGCTGCTAAATTTGCCACCCGCCTCTGCCAACGAGCTTCCAACGGTGCCACGGGGCCAAACCGTGGTGGAACCATCGGCACAGGCGAAG ATCGGCCACCGTAATGAACAGTTTTCCGAGCGAGAGATTGCACTGAAGGAAACGGTGCTGTATCGCAGCGAATCGAAgaacgaggaggaggaggacgacgacgaacaGTACAATAACGgtcgtgctggtggtggtggtgctgctgcaacGGCGgcggacgacgaggacgaggacgaaCGGACGGAGAAAGATTACGATGATATTACGGAAGATACTGTGAGCCAGCTGCATACCG GCGTTAGTACCGGCTCGTTGCGTACAATCCAGAGTTTCACCACGTTCGACACGGGCACCTCGTTGGCGACCAGCTTAAATTCCCTCGTCATCATCGACTCGATCGATGACTATTGTGATAACGATAGAATTATCGAAGAAAGTACTCGCCTGTAG
- the LOC118502578 gene encoding EF-hand domain-containing family member C2 — MMLRCSGLPFLPGNTFQDIGRSKFHKSHHFDQRNQVCILADAKRPGIGGTPLLATDSPEYTLPSLYPPKYGPSRPGWLEYDRQVLCFYGYFQETLGNVDRIPYQVRKVRILYYLEDDTMQVSEPRTLNSGIPQGCLVTRQRIPRPPPYDTEFTSLLDLNINHTVQLFDRVYTITGCDDFTRRFLNRLGVAVPGAVEQPNDPATDLRRQQDSAKMARRPAYKIDTLGKFLQYDRKVLRFKGVWDDRGSVFGDVHELDVLYHLSDDTFEIKEKLPVNSGRDSNGMFLRRGRLPKTFDHLPTMGESTPVMVLNVVGGGLKGGRYLTDCVGIGKSDGNYYRDADLRIGARINVYGRMVLLTGCDRFTEGYYREMYGVEDFTPLYGYSAPREQFVQGRRPDRELPPFNGWGTHEDSEGNCLTLEPKPPKINFRNFVVYDRCSLRFGARMISHVRENNDRFFVISYHLSDDTISVYEIPIRNSGFLGGEFIKRRKLFLPRQDPYSAERPACYGPQHFYLGATVRLQDHQFHITNADIYALRFMEQHCEEFPLSNLGKIVRKLRDAMQPQYKQYVAKHMAKVTQSKIDGRAVSTIPYEGLREILLELLGDRIVDQEIVTLCRLFSAESEQPDRCDRELVRSAVHAELNRALWSDLDRTKEHIYHLEPTNAQWLPPQRVRTIVKACKIPLDSALLDKMLQILNTNDQGHISTTDFLTMLDPSAVPSKPIQPLNIKHDVCHFTPYRVTGKLVNWDELLAHIDLERTLTNQTS; from the exons AAGTACGGTCCGTCCCGGCCGGGATGGTTGGAGTACGATCGGCAGGTGCTGTGTTTCTACGGTTACTTTCAGGAAACGCTTGGCAACGTGGATCGCATCCCGTACCAGGTCCGGAAGGTGCGCATACTCTACTACCTCGAGGACGACACGATGCAGGTAAGCGAACCGCGTACGCTCAACTCGGGCATACCGCAAGGTTGCCTGGTAACGCGTCAGCGCATTCCAAGGCCTCCGCCGTACGATACTGAGTTTACGTCGCTGCTGGACCTGAACATTAACCACACGGTCCAACTGTTCGATCGGGTCTACACCATTACCGGGTGTGATGATTTTACGCGCCGTTTTCTTAACCGACTCGGTGTCGCTGTACCGGGCGCGGTCGAGCAACCGAA CGATCCTGCTACGGACCTTCGCCGGCAGCAAGATTCCGCCAAGATGGCCCGACGGCCGGCGTACAAAATTGATACGTTGGGCAAATTTCTCCAGTACGACCGGAAGGTGCTCCGGTTCAAGGGTGTGTGGGACGATCGGGGCAGCGTGTTCGGGGACGTGCATGAGCTCGACGTGCTGTACCATCTCAGCGACGATACGTTCGAGATCAAGGAGAAGCTACCGGTCAACTCGGGTCGCGATTCGAACGGCATGTTCCTGCGCCGTGGCCGTTTGCCGAAAACGTTCGACCATCTACCGACGATGGGTGAAAGTACGCCCGTGATGGTGCTGAATGTGGTTGGCGGCGGTCTGAAAGGTGGCCGGTATCTCACCGATTGTGTCGGGATTGGCAAATCGGACGGGAACTACTATCGGGACGCGGATTTGCGCATAGGGGCGAGAATCAACGTGTACGGTCGCATGGTACTGCTGACCGGGTGCGATCGGTTCACCGAGGGTTACTACCGGGAAATGTACGGCGTGGAAGATTTCACCCCACTGTACGGTTACAGTGCACCGCGGGAACAGTTTGTGCAGGGTCGCCGCCCAGACCGCGAACTGCCACCGTTCAACGGGTGGGGCACACACGAAGATTCCGAGGGTAACTGTTTGACGCTCGAACCGAAACCGCCCAAAATAAACTTCCGCAATTTCGTGGTGTACGATCGGTGCAGTTTGCGGTTCGGCGCCCGGATGATATCGCACGTGCGGGAAAACAATGATCGGTTCTTCGTGATCAGCTACCACCTCAGCGACGATACGATCTCGGTGTACGAGATTCCGATCCGCAACTCGGGCTTCCTGGGCGGGGAGTTTATCAAGCGGCGCAAACTGTTCCTTCCCCGGCAGGATCCGTACTCGGCCGAGCGGCCCGCCTGCTACGGTCCGCAGCACTTCTATCTCGGTGCCACCGTGCGCCTGCAGGACCATCAGTTTCACATTACGAATGCGGACATCTATGCGCTGCGCTTCATGGAGCAGCACTGCGAAGAGTTCCCGCTCTCGAACCTGGGCAAGATTGTGCGCAAGCTGCGGGACGCGATGCAACCCCAGTACAAGCAGTACGTGGCCAAGCATATGGCAAAGGTGACGCAGAGCAAGATCGATGGCCGTGCGGTCAGTACGATCCCGTACGAGGGGCTGCGCGAGATACTGCTCGAGCTGCTGGGCGATCGTATCGTCGATCAGGAGATTGTGACGCTGTGCCGACTGTTTTCGGCCGAATCGGAGCAACCCGATCGGTGCGATCGGGAGCTGGTCCGGTCCGCGGTACATGCCGAGCTGAACCGTGCCCTGTGGAGCGATCTGGACCGTACGAAGGAGCACATCTACCATCTGGAACCGACCAACGCGCAGTGGCTGCCGCCGCAGCGTGTCCGTACGATCGTGAAGGCTTGCAAGATACCGCTGGACAGTGCGTTGCTCGATAAGATGCTGCAAAT ATTAAATACAAATGACCAGGGCCACATTTCAACGACCGACTTCCTCACGATGCTAGATCCGTCCGCCGTCCCTAGCAAACCGATACAGCCGCTTAACATCAAGCACGACGTGTGCCACTTCACGCCCTATCGCGTAACGGGCAAGCTGGTCAACTGGGACGAACTGCTGGCGCATATCGACCTCGAACGGACGCTAACGAATCAAACGTCCTGA
- the LOC118502579 gene encoding USP6 N-terminal-like protein isoform X1 — translation MTRYDRYSLSSDQQQQQQHQQQQKQKEQNRQELGDVILVGSTAMTDEELLLLERANAERDEIFLRYDQGRKCDSIDAWEDPLFEVYTQADRYGFLHPVAPKQSKEAELLHHKIEMERLKKWVKMDKNWDGAATKKNLPRRIMKGIPDRMRSAIWRKLLDLDRQIRENVGMYERMLQCARQHSPDIRQIDFDVNRQFRNHLFYRERYSVKQQSLFRVLAAYSMYNTEIGYCQGMSTVAAVLLMYFDEEDTFWALDVLMTSPRYAMHGLYIVGFPKLMRFLAHHDRILTKCMPSLKKHLDKHEVHSVLYSLKWFFVIFIERIPFSLCLRVWDIYMMFGERVLTVMAYTILKIHKSKLLRMKDMDQVTDFLQTSLHKQFGYDDDHVIKVLQSSMDELKKLKLLNLPPASANELPTVPRGQTVVEPSAQAKIGHRNEQFSEREIALKETVLYRSESKNEEEEDDDEQYNNGRAGGGGAAATAADDEDEDERTEKDYDDITEDTVSQLHTVSDMDGTGSITKQSLTGTSVTSTNDISLTSYDRTCDIFRLQASGQQHPSSRELPPTGTTSAVLMLDQLAAQLSDEELSSYGAAVDLMLDDDDLDGAAGDDQQRMMIDKDAAETVHEDMEEENPLVFEPVTDPIHNGLQPEPLTILLRTLDQPQDAIDEEDEDELTEKQLSF, via the exons ATGACCAGGTACGACCGGTACAGCTTGTCgtccgaccagcagcagcagcagcagcaccagcagcaacagaagcaAAAGGAACAGAATCGCCAGGAGCTAGGGGACGTGATCCTCGTCGGCAGCACGGCGATGACTGACGaggagttgctgctgctcgagcGTGCCAACGCCGAACGCGATGAGATATTTCTGCGCTACGACCAGGGACGCAAATGCGACAGTATCGATGCGTGGGAGGATCCACTGTTCGAAGTTTACACGCAAGCGGATCGGTACGGGTTTCTGCATCCCGTTGCACCGAAACAGTCCAAAGAGGCGGAGCTGCTGCATCACAAGATCGAGATGGAACGGTTGAAGAAGTGGGTAAAGATGGACAAAAACTGGGACGGTGCGGCGACGAAGAAAAATCTCCCCCGGCGCATCATGAAGGGTATACCGGATCGCATGCGTTCGGCGATCTGGCGCAAACTGCTCGACCTCGATCGTCAGATACGGGAGAACGTGGGTATGTACGAGCGGATGTTGCAGTGTGCCCGGCAGCACAGTCCCGACATACGGCAGATCGATTTCGACGTGAACCGACAGTTTCGGAACCATCTGTTCTACCGCGAGCGGTACAGCGTAAAGCAGCAGAGCTTGTTCCGCGTGCTGGCCGCTTACAGTATGTACAATACGGAGATCGGCTACTGCCAGGGTATGTCGACGGTCGCCGCCGTGCTGCTGATGTACTTCGACGAGGAGGACACGTTCTGGGCGCTGGATGTGCTGATGACCAGCCCACGGTACGCCATGCACGGTCTGTACATTGTGGGCTTCCCGAagttgatgcgatttctggcGCACCACGACCGGATCCTTACGAAGTGTATGCCTTCGCTGAAGAAGCACCTGGACAAGCACGAGGTGCATTCCGTGCTCTACTCGCTGAAATGGTTCTTTGTCATCTTCATCGAACGG ATACCTTTTAGCCTGTGTTTGCGGGTGTGGGACATCTATATGATGTTTGGCGAACGTGTACTTACGGTCATGGCGTACACCATACTAAAGATACACAAATCCAAGCTGCTTCGGATGAAGGACATGGATCAGGTGACGGATTTCTTGCAG ACATCGTTGCACAAACAGTTCGGCTATGATGACGATCATGTGATAAAGGTTCTCCAGAGTTCGATGGATGAGCTGAAGAAGTTGAAGCTGCTAAATTTGCCACCCGCCTCTGCCAACGAGCTTCCAACGGTGCCACGGGGCCAAACCGTGGTGGAACCATCGGCACAGGCGAAG ATCGGCCACCGTAATGAACAGTTTTCCGAGCGAGAGATTGCACTGAAGGAAACGGTGCTGTATCGCAGCGAATCGAAgaacgaggaggaggaggacgacgacgaacaGTACAATAACGgtcgtgctggtggtggtggtgctgctgcaacGGCGgcggacgacgaggacgaggacgaaCGGACGGAGAAAGATTACGATGATATTACGGAAGATACTGTGAGCCAGCTGCATACCG TTTCGGACATGGACGGAACTGGAAGCATAACGAAGCAATCGTTGACCGGCACCTCCGTAACCTCAACGAACGACATCAGCCTAACGTCGTACGACCGTACCTGTGATATATTCCGGCTGCAAGCATCGGGACAGCAGCATCCAAGCAGCCGTGAGCTTCCGCCCACCGGCACAACGTCGGCCGTCCTTATGCTTGACCAGCTGGCCGCCCAGCTATCGGACGAAGAGCTTTCCTCGTACGGGGCAGCCGTTGACCTAATGCTTGACGATGATGATCTTGATGgggctgctggtgatgatcaGCAAAGGATGATGATCGATAAAGATGCAGCGGAAACTGTACACGAAGATATGGAGGAAGAGAATCCACTAGTTTTCGAGCCTGTAACGGATCCCATACACAACGGTCTACAGCCGGAACCACTGACGATACTGCTGCGAACGTTAGACCAACCGCAGGACGCCATCGATgaggaggatgaggatgagctAACCGAGAAGCAACTATCGTTCTGA